TGAAACCATTGCCACATCCATGCTTAAAACTTCCGAGCAGTTTACCCGGCCGGTCCCCAGCATTATTACGGTTGCCTGCTATGCCGGTGCTTTTTATTTTCTCAGTCTCACTTTAAAAACCATTCCGGTTGGTATCGCATATGCGCTTTGGTCGGCCGTGGGCATCGTACTTATCACACTGGTGGGCATCCTGGTATTTAAACAGGTTCCCGATCTGCCCGCAATCATTGGCATCCTGCTGATCATTGCCGGTGTTGTAATCATTAATGTTTTTTCAAAAACAGCCGCATGATTTATACAAATATTCCGACAGTCAAACAGGTTACACAACCCCGGCAGTCCGAATACTAAACAGCCGGTTCAATTTCTATGCGGTCTTTTTTAAAAATAGTCAAACGGGTTATGATCTTCCTTTTAAGCTTTTTGCTGCTGCTAAGCCTAAGTATTTATTGCTACATGCAGTTACCTAAATTTGGCAAAGCCCCCTCAGGAGCCCGCCTGGAGCGCATCCTGAAGTCGCCGCATTATAAAGACGGCAAATTCCAGAACCGCCATTTTACCCCTACCCTTACCGAAGGGTATAGCATGGTGGGCGTCCTCAGAGAACAGTTGTTTAAAAAATTACCCCGCAGAAGGCCGGTTGACCCTATCCCCTCGATTAAAACCGACCTGCTGCAGCTGCCGGCAGATAGTAATGTGCTGGTTTGGTTCGGACACTCTTCCTATTGGATCCAGGTCGACGGGAAGCGGCTGCTCATCGACCCCGTATTTAGTGGCAATGCATCACCCATCCCCGGTACCAATACGGCGTTCAGGGGAAGCGATGCCTACACCGCCGACGATTTTCCGCCTGTTGATTACCTGTTGATCACTCACGATCATTATGATCATCTCGATTACGAAACCATCACCGCCCTGCGCAATAAAGTAAAATTGGTGATTTGTGGATTGGGTGTAGGTGCTCATTTGGAACATTGGGGTTATGATACATCAAGAATCACGGAAATGGATTGGGATGAAGCCCTGCCGCTCGACAGCGGTTTCCTGCTGCACTCAGCTTGCGCCCGGCATTTTTCCGGAAGAGGGTTCACCCGCAACAATACATTGTGGCTGTCTTATATTCTTCAAACGCCATCCAAAACCATTTACCTGGGCGGAGACAGCGGCTATGATTCACATTTTTTCGAAATTGGAAAAAAATTCGATTCCATCGATCTTGCCATTCTTGAAAACGGACAGTACAACAAAGCCTGGCAGGCGATCCATATGCTACCCCCGGAAGTGTTACAGGCAGGAAGAGACCTGAAAGCCCGGCAGATATTCCCGGTACATTCCTCCAAATTCATGCTGGCACAGCATCCCTGGGATGAGCCGCTGAAAGAGATCACCCGGCTCAACAAAGAACATCCCCTTCCGCTCATCACACCGGTTATCGGGGAGTTGGTGAATCTCAATCACACTGCTGTTCCTTTTGAACCCTGGTGGGAAAAGATCCGGTAAGAGCTTCGCAAAAAAACTTTATCCATTCAGTTGCACTGTAAAAAAAATCCGTCGTGCTGCCCGGTCCGGATGTATTATTTTTGACAGTACCAGAAGAATATAGGCATGCAAATAAAACAATTATCCACGGCCGGTTTGGTGGTTATCAGCGAAGGAAAATTATTACTGGCCTACAGTAAAAATAAACACGCATGGTATTTGCCCGGCGGAAAAATAGAGGCCGGCGAAACTCCGGTGCACTCGCTGATACGGGAAATAAAGGAAGAACTGAACCTCGATATTCAACCGGCCGAGCTTACCTATTACGGCCACATTACAGCACCCGCCTACGGGGAGGCCGCAAATATTCTTATGGAACAGGAATGCTTTCTTTACCAGGTTGCTGCGCCCATAGAACCCGGCAGTGAGATCGATGCTGTGGCTTATTTTGATGAACCATCTTACAAACAACAACCGGCCCAGGTACCGGGTGTCCTGCAACTTTTCGAGCGGTTGAAACAAGACCAGCTTATTGGTTCTGCCGATATTCGTTAACTTAGGATCAAACAATTCATCTATTTTGAAAAATTGGCTGTTCCTCCTGTTTATGGTTTTGGCGTCTGCCTCCATCAGCGCCCAGCAAAGCAATTATAAAGTGGTTGCGTATTATTCCGGAGACAGCGCCAGCCTGCTGCAATACGATTTTAAAAATATTACACACCTGATCTACGGCTTTGCACATATAGACAGTTTGGGAAAACTGGCCGTATTCCGTGCTAAAGACACCGCCGTTTTAAAAGCCTTTGACGATATCCGGAAGCAATATCCGCACATCCGAACCCTTATCGCTCTGGGAGGATGGGGCGGTTGCAGGTCGTGCTCCGGCACCTTTAGTCACCCGGATAGCATCGATGCATTTGCAGCTTCTGTAAAAACATTTCTCCAGCGTTTCCGTCTTGACGGCATTGATCTCGATTGGGAATACCCTGCCATTCCGGGAGTTCCCGGCCACCCTTTTGCAGCAAGCGACCGTCCCAATTTTACCCGCCTGCTCCTTCGCCTCCGGCAAAAACTGGGCGCAAAGAAACTGATCACTTTTGCAGCCGGCGGCTTTCAGCAATACCTGGATCAGTCCGTCGAATGGAAGAAGATCGAAAAAAACGTCGACTTCGTCAACCTGATGACTTATGACCTGGTGCATGGCTATTCTGAGAGGACCGGTCACCAGTCTTCCCTTTACACTGCAGCAGCTAACGAAGCGTCGGTTGACCGCTGTGTGCAGTTCTTTAAAAAAATACAGTTCCCATTACAGAAAGTGGTGGTTGGTGTTCCGTTTTACATCCGGGTCTTTGAAGTAACCAGTAACCATAACAACGGGCTTTTCCAGCCCGGCAGATTCCTCTACATGCGCGGGTACCGGCGTAACCTGGATTCCCTGACAGTTGCCAATGGTTTTGTCCGTTATTGGGATGACCGTGCAAAAGCTCCTTATTGGTTCAATGCAGCACGGAATCTTTTTGTTACCGGCGACGACCAACAATCGTTTCAATATAAACTGGATTATATACGGCAGCAGCAGCTGGGAGGTATTATGTTCTGGGAACTCTATTATGATACCTTCCAAAACGGACTGCTGGAATTATTACGTTTCTAATATAGTATCGGTACCGGAATCCTGAACGGCCTAACCGCCCTTCCTCCAAATAGCTGCCTGCTATTAAAAGGCGTTTGTACCGGTTCATGCATTAGGCAGGATACCTGCCTGATTGATGCCGTTTAATTTTCATATACCTGCTTTAAACAACACAATTCCTCCTTAAAAGGCCTTTTACGAATAGCAATTATCATTATCTTTATACAGCCTCCATACTATAAGCCTTAGACCAAATTATTGTATTATGAGCCCCAGACTATTGTTCCTGTTTGCCTTCCTGATCCTGTCCAGCATCAGCGCCAGTGCGCAAAAAGCCATTTGCGGGTTTGACGGCATCAATCAGCGCTTAAAACAAAATGCGGAATACCTAAGCGGCATTACGCTAACGGAAAGCAAGATCCGGCAAAAGGTAGCAGAGATTGCTGCAAACCGACAAGCGATGCGGAACATGAATGTACTGGCCGGCGCGCTTTACGAGATTCCGGTAGTAGTACATGTTATTTATAAAACCGGGGATGGCATTCCAGGATCATCATCCAATCCCACAGACGCGCAAATACAGGCGGCTATCGACCGCTTGAACGCCAACTTTGCTGCGGCCGCCAATTCGGGGAATATCGGGGCCAGTATACCCATAAGGTTTGCCCTTGCTAAAAGAAGGCCGGATTGTGGCAGTACCAGCGGTATTGAGCGGATCAACGGCGGTTCCATCAGCGGATATGATGCAAACGGGGTTTCTGCTCCGGGATCGGGTGCATCCGGGGCCAATGAAACGGCGGTAAAAAACCTTAGCACCTGGTCCGAAAAGTCTTATTATAATATCTGGGTGGTATGGAAGATCAGCTCCAATGTAACGGGATCGGGCTTTGTGGCCGGCTATGCCAGTTTGCCCTATATTGGTGACGACTACCATATTTTCCCTGCGGAAGGGATGGTGATCCTCGGGCAACAGATGAGCCCGGGCGCTCCTACACTCACCCATGAAATGGGACATGCATTTGGATTGTATCATACATTTGAAGGAGGCAACGAAGTTTCCTGCCCTGTAAACGGGAGCTGTAGTGAAGACGGCGATAAAGTGTGTGATACAGATCCCGTGAAGAATCTGTTAAGCATTCCCTGCCCTGCCGCAACAGATATCAACCCCTGCACCAATACCCCATACGGAACCGCTCAAAACAATATTATGGGCTACGGTGCCTGCCTGAACCGGTTTACGCAGGGGCAGAGCGACCGGATGATGGCCACGCTTCTAACAGCAAGAGGTGGCCTTATTAATTCCCTGGCAACAGTGCCGCCGCCGCCAACACCGGTAAAGGCTGCGATACAAATACCGCCCAACATCCGGAACATCAACAACACCAACAATATTGGGCCTTGTACCATTACCCTTGGCAATATGTCCTATGCCTCTTACGGATACAACCAGGATGGTTACAATTATTATTCCGACAACAGCTGCAATATAGGAACCAATCTCTTTGTAGCTTCCAACCAATACCTCAGCGTTACCACACAAACCAATACCCAGGTTTGTAAGGCATGGATCGACGCCAACAATGATGGGCAGTTCAGCAATGACGAGCTGGTTCTGAACAGTACGGCTACCAGCCCCAACTATACGCACACTACTGTCATACCAGTCGACCTTCTCTATGGTGCAGCTAAAAACACGCTACTGCGCATGCGCGTAATGGCAGATGTGGCCTTTAATAATGACTTTACGGCCGGCAGTCAGTTATTCTATGGGCAAACAGAAGATTTCTGGGTAAACATCGATCAGGCCCTGCCGGTTGTTTTTGAACGGATTGACGCCCGGATACGGAACCAGCTACTGGAAGTAGAATGGAATACCAGTACAGAAACCAACAATGACCATTTTATCATTGAAGCCTCTGCCGACGGAACTAACTTTCTTCCCCTGGCCCGGGTGGCAAGTAAGGCCCGGAACGGCAGCTCTGATCATTCGCTGCAATACCATATTTCAGTTGAGGGGAATGGTCAACTGGCACTGGCATTTGGATTGATAGCCCTCCTCCTTTCGGTACAGCCCGGCCACAACCGCAGGAAATGGCTGTTTGTAGTGAGTGCCGTGCTCCTTTGTCTATTTATCACCTGTAACAAACACGAGATAACTGATACCGAAGCCGGAGATCAGCCGCGCTTTATCCGGATTGCCCAGGTAGATAAGAACGGAGTTAAGCAATACAGTAAGACGGTGCGCATTGTAGCGGAATAAGCCTGCGGTCAGCATCCGGTTATCAGCACCGGTGACCTTCCCCAATTCAAATCGGGATTTTAAAATAGCGAATGAAAAATATTAAGTGTAATAGTGGGATTGTGCAAATTTGAAAATGTGGAAATAGAGTCCTTATTCCTGTTCGGTGCTACGTATCCTTATGGAATTCTGGAAGCAGAAATGAGAAGCCAGAACTTTAAACCTCAAATCTGGAATTTTCTCCTGCTGTTATCCCGGCTTTGAAAGAAAGTATAAAGCAATCAGCACCAGAATCCCGATAATAACGGCCGTTGCTATTTTCGATACCGATAAGGGTTTACTACCACTGATAGCTCCCGTTTGCCCGTTGATGATGAAATGATAGGTCTTTCCCTTGAACACGTATTGACATAGCCATACCGGCAGGATGATCTGCTTAAATGTTTCTCCTGTGTACCGCGTTTCTACCCGGAGATCACGATAGGTATCTTCAACCAGCCGGGAAATAGCGTCTTCCTCAATCTTCCGGTCCATAACGGAGCGGGCCACCCGGTAGGTTTCGGAAAGATCTTTATCATAAGCCCGGGCATTCCACCCCAGCAGGTATTCCTCATCAAACACCACCACATCCTTTAACAGGTAGGGATATATATCATTAATACGGTCCTGGGGAATGGCTTTATTTCCGCATACCAGTACATCATCAAAAAAGCGTTCGAAAGATCCCGAACGCCAGTTCCAGTCTGTATGCCGTACCTGCTCCGTTACCTCCTCGCCGTTGGCGTTTCGCCGGCGCACGGTTTCATAATAATAGCGCCCGGAGTATCCGCTCCAATCGTTTTCCGTACAACAGTCAAAGGTCCAGAAAGGCACATAATGCCCTTCCAGCTTATCCGTTAGTGAAAGTTTTTTCAAATCACTGTCGTTCCAGAATCCTTTGCCGATCCAGCTGGCAAAGCGGTCCAGCGCTTCCTGCTTGGAGAGCTTAAAGGGAATGATGCCCGCAGGGCTGATATTGCGTGTAGCGTAGGCCGCCGGGTTTACTACATTGTTGCCGCAGCTCCGGCATTCAAAAAATGCTACGTCTCCCTCTTCCGGGGTTTCCTGTCCGCACTTACTACAGCGGTAAACCACTACCCGTACCGGCGCTATTGGAATGCGTTCCGCGTCTTTAAAAATGCTGATCTTTCGTTCTTCGATCACCTCCGTGCTTTGCTGAATGGCAAAGGCCGTTCCGCAATGGAGACATTTCAGGGCGCTTTTGGACGCATCATAATTCAGCTCTGATCCGCAATTCGGACAGGGATATTCTTCAAATGCCTGCATAAAATATGTTCATTACAACCGGGCCAGGATTTCTTTTTTCTTTTCTGCAAACTCTTCTTCCGTGATGATGCCCTGGCTTTTCAGTTCGCCCAGTTGTTTTAAAACATCCATCAGATCCGTTTTGCTTGCTGCCGCAGCAGGTTGTTGCGGCTGACCGGCCTGCGCCATCAGGTTGGTGAGCACCACACCAGCCCCCACACCGCCCATATTACCTGCAGCGTCATTGTTTGAAAGGTTTTCCAATGCAATGCCGCCCTGCATCTGGTTAAATTCGTTCAGGTTTCCTTTCAGGATATTCAGTTCCGTTTTCTTATCCAGGATCTTTTCTACTTCTTCCGGCAATGAAATATTTTCGATGAAAAATTTTTCAAGAGAAAGTCCATAGCTATCCAACTCTTTCTGAAATTCCGGTTTTAGCTGAGCGCCCAGCGCCTGGTAATTGGCAGCCAGTTCCAGCACAGAGATCTTTGCCTTCGCCAGCACTTCAGCAAAATGACTGGAAAGAATGCCCTGCAACACTTCTTCCACGCCATCCACGCGTACAAAGGGATTGGTTCCGGCAAACTCGGTAATAAACTTTTTGGCATCGCTGATGCGGATGGCAAAATTACCAAAAGCCTTCAGGCGCACCTGTCCCAGCTCCGCATCCCTTATCAGCACCGGACCGGATGTACCCCATTTCAGATCGGTAAACTGGCGGGTATTGACAAAATAGATATCTACTTTAAACGGCGATTCGAAGCCGTACTTCCAGGATTTTAACGTGGTGGTGATGGGCATATTGCTGGTAGACAGCGTATGCAGGCCCGGCTGATATACATCACCGAATTCGCCTTCATTCATTAATACCACCAGCTGACTTTCCCGGACGGTCAGCTTTGCTCCGCTTTTTATATTGTTTCCTTTATCCTGGAATTTCCAAACCAGGGTGTTACTGGAGGTATCTACCCATTCAATAACTTCAATAAATTCATTCTTAATAAAGTCAAATAATCCCATGAGGTTGCTGTTTTATTAATTGAAATTAAGGGAAAATAGTGATAGTTGTGCTGCCGCTGTTTTTGGGTGGTGCATAACATTTTTCAGATGAAGCACACGCGCTGTTCCGCGAATAGAAACAGATGCATCTGTTTTAAAAAATGTGATGATATCGCAGCCTATCGCTTTTGCTTAAACAGCCATTCAGGTATAGCGTCATTGCAAAGAAAAGGAACCGGAATGGAGTTGTGATTGAAATGACGGTATGTTGTAAACAAAAGCCGCTGGTTTTTCTTCAGCAGGTTAAACAGCAGCACGCTTCCGGAATAAGGATTTTCATCATCTGCTTCACCATGGATCAACCAGATTGGTTTGTGGGCCACTCCCCGGATGTTTGAAAGATCCGGTACACCAGCGATGGAAACCAGGGCTGCAAACAGATCCGGCTCCATGCTGAACAGATGCTGCCCGGTTGAAGCGCCCATGGAATACCCTACAATATAGATGCACCGGCGGTCAATTTCTGGATGGTCTTTTATCAGGTCCTTCACCAGGCTCAGCACCAGGGCTACATCCGCGGAAGGAGCGGCGGCCAGAGCTCCTTTTGATGAGTCGATGGAATAATTGGACGAGCGAACGGCAAATTGCGGTGCCACCACAAATGCTGGGTATTTTTCCCGGATCTCCTTCCGCAGCCATATACGCGCCAGGGGTTCCAGTTGTTTTTCATTATCGCTACCGATCCTGCTGGAATTATGCAGTGTAATCACCAGTGGATATTTTTGATGCACCTCAGGGCGCAATGGTTTCAGCAGCCGGTAGGGCAGCCGGGCTTGGTCTTTAGTATATATTTTCTTTTGATAGCCGGTGTCTGAAAGGTTGTTCAGATGTGCTCGTATACGTACGGCAGCACTGCTGTCGAAAATGACGGTTGAAACAATCATTTGCTGACCCGATGCTACTACTGTAATCAGCAGGCACAAAAGGCAGGGAACGGTCCATTTCAAGGCTTGATGCATTGTCCTGTTTTTTGATAGATGGTACCTATTTTAGAGTGCTTTCTTTTTCTGCAGCAATGCCCCAAACATCGTGTCTGCTTTCAATTCATATCCTTTCAGCAGTTGCTGCTCCGTCGTATCCCATCCCTGCTGCTGCAGCCAGCTTACCTGGTCTTCATTCTCGGCTTTAAATACGGAACAGGTAATATAAAGCAGGAAGCCTCCGGGTTTTACAGACGGTGTTATATTTTTTAAGATCCTGCGCTGTAAGGTGGCATAGGTCTTTATTTCTTCCGTATTGAAAAAATGCAACCGTTCCGGTGTACGGCTCCAGGTTCCGCTTCCCGAACAAGGTACATCGGCTATTACCAGATCAAATCGTTCGCGGACAATCGGTTCGTTCGGATTAGCGGCATCCGCAACCAGGGCGCGGAAATTTTTGATGCCGGCTTCATGAAAACGCTTTTTTAAGTTGGCAATAATGGAAGAACGGATATCCGAAACCGTCAGGGCAATGTCTCCCAGCTCGTCGGCCGTCAGAATCGATTTACCGCCGCTGGCGGCACAGCAATCCCAAATCGTACGCACCGGTGTTTGCCCGCCGTTTAGGGATTTTAACCTGCCAAAAAAGCTTCCTATTTTTTGCGAACTCAGGTCCTGGATCACCACTTCCGAATTTATGGAAAGCAGTTCGCTAACCTTTGCCGTATTAGACAATCGCAACGCATTCCCTTCCCTTTCAAAAGGAAGCGCAGCCTGTTCCAGTTTCTTGATCACCTGTGTCTCATTTCCCGGACGGATGCGTAAAAACAGGTCGGGCTGCACCCAAAAAGAGCGTTCAAAGGCTATGGGATCCATGTGCGCACTGAGCCGGTCCTTCCAGGGAAAGACAGCACCAGGAAAGGTTTCCGGTACTTTATAAATGGCAAACAACTCCTTCCAGGGCGCTGCCATTTCTTTTGCAGAGCAGCGCAGTCCTAATAAAATCCGTTGTTCAAAAGAAAGATCCGCAAAGGACTTGCCCAGCCGGTAATACGCATAGCACAATTGTGTTACTTCTTTCCGGTCTTTGCTACCATATTTTTTTTCCCGGGAAAAATAGTTTTTAAGGAAATGCGATAAGGGCTCATTGCCTTTATATTCGACAATAATCTTTACAGCGCTGTTCAGGTAAGAGTAAAAGCGCCCTAACCCTTTTGGAGGTTCGTATAACATAACTATACCTATGAGATCTTAAGACCTCACAGGTTAGCAGGTTTTTATAATTCCAGTAACGTTTTAATCGGATCCTGCTGTATCAGCAGCAGGGTTGGGTTTTCCAGTAATTCTTTTACACGCACAAGGAAGCTTACTGACTCGCGTCCGTCCACGATCCGGTGATCATAACTTAACGCGATATACATCATCGGCCGGATTACCACCTGCCCGTTTTCTGCGATGGGGCGCTCCACAATATTGTGCATACCCAGGATGGCACTCTGCGGCAGGTTGATGATCGGTGTACTGATCAGGGAGCCGAATACACCTCCATTGGTGATGGTAAAGGTTCCCCCGGTAAGATCTTCTGCTGTTAACTTACTGTCACGTGCTTTTTTAGCCAGATCCAGTACGGCTTTCTCTACACCGGCCATGCTCAGGCTTTCCACATTACGGATCACCGGAACAGTAAGTCCGCGAGGGGTGCTTACCGCAATGCTGATATCGGCATAATCGTGAAACAGGATCTGGTCACCATCGATATAGGCGTTTACTGAAGGCCATTCAGCAAGGGCGATGGCACAGGCCTTTGCAAAAAAGCTCATAAAGCCCAGTCCCACGCCATGTATTTCTTTAAACTTGTCTTTGTATTTAGCCCGGATATCCATGATCGGCTTCATGTTCACTTCGTTAAAAGTGGTCAGCATGGCCGTGGTGTTTTTTGCCTCCACCAACCGGCGGCTGATGGTTTTACGAAGGCTGGTCATTTTCTGGGGCCGTTCGTTGCGGCTATATAATTCACCGCCGGAGAACGCTTTCCGTCCCGGGTTTGCCAGGGCCGCCAGTACGTCTTCCTTTACAATTTTACCAGAAAATCCGGAAGGGGTTACATCTTTAGGATTCACACCTTTGTCCGCAATAATGGCCGAAGCTACCGGTGTGGCTTTTACAGCAGCAGTGCTGTTCCCGGAAGTTGCCACCGGCTTTTCTTTTTCAGGATCGGGTGCCGGTTTTTTAGCTTCAACGGGTACTTTATCTGCCGGAGCCTGTTCCGCTCCGGGGGCAGACTCGGGTTTTACAGCAGTATCATCAATAGAGGCAATGATATCACCGATGTTCAATGTATCGCCCTCGGCTGCATTGGTGGTAAGCACGCCTGATTTTTCCGCATTCACTTCAAAGGTTGCCTTCTCACTTTCCAGTTCCGCGATCACTTCGTCCCGCTCCACATATTCCCCTGTATTTTTCACCCATTTCAATAAGGTTACTTCACTAATCGATTCCCCTACCGTGGGAACTTTTATATCAATTGCCATAAAAAAACCGCTTTTTAAAAGGTACGGCAAAGTACGGTAAAAAAATGTAAACTTCTACGTTCTGACCGGAGATTTGAGGGCTTAGCGTTCAGCATTCAGCTTTTTGCCGATAGCCGACCGTAAGGCCAAACGCATAACACTGACTGCTAAATGCCCGCCTCTGGACGCTCAATGCCCGATTCTGAAATCCGGGAGCTTCATTCTCCGAAAAATATCACACAAATTGGCGATACGCTGCAATTTTTAATACCGTAATTTTATAATATGAATATGACAACCATACGCGTGGCTGTTTTTGATGATAACGCGTACCGGAGGGATAGTTTATGTATGCTCATCAATGCATCACCCCATATGATCTGCACAGGTACTTTTTTTGATTGCAGCAATGTGATCACGGATGTAAGAAAGGCAGATCCGGACGTGGTATTGATGGATATTGATATGCCCAATGTGAATGGCATTGAAGGGGTAAAAATCATTAAGGTTAATTTTCCAAAGATCCAGGTGCTGATGCAAACCGTTTATGAAGACGATAATAAGATCTTTGCATCCATTTGCGCCGGGGCATCCGGCTATATTTTAAAAAAATCGCCTCCGGCCCAGTTGCTTCAGGCTATTGAAGATGTATATAATGGGGACGCAGCTATGACTGCTTCTATTGCCAAAAAAGTGCTGACTGCTTTTCAAAAGAATGTCTTCTTTGAAAACAATGAGGAGGTGGAGCTTACGGGCAGGGAAAAGGAAATCCTCAACCTGCTGGTAAAAGGTTATACGCGTAAGATGGTAGCTTCGGCCTGCAACCTGAGCATCCATACAGTCAACACCCACATCAAGAATGTGTATGAAAAATTACAGGTAAATTCCGTTTCAGAGGCTGTTGTAAAAGCCCTGAATCAGAAGCTGCTATAAACGCTCATGTTTAGTTTTGAATAGATAAAAAAAGGGCGGAATTTCTATTCCGCCTGCTATTTCCCGTTACATTGAAAAGGCTGTGTTAATGATTTCTTCCTGCTCGGCCTTATGCACTTTCATAAATCCGGAAGCAGGTGCAGCACTGGGTTTGCGGCCGATGATACCATAATTGATATCTTTAAGGTTCATCTGGAGGAAGGAGGCAGCGCCCATATTGAGCGGCTCTTCCTGCACCCAATACCATACAGCATTTTTGTACTTTGCATACAGTGCATCCAGCTGCTTTTTGGGAAGCGGATACAACTGCTCCAGCCGAATAATGGCCACATTTTTCCGGTTATCTTTCTGCTGTTTTTCTGCCAGGTCGAAATAAATTTTCCCTGAACAGAATAATACGGTTTTTACAGCTACCGGATCATCCGCATAAGTATCGTCGATCACTTCCCGGAACCGTCCATTGGTAAACGCCTCTTTTGAAGAATAGCTGCCGGGGTGCCGGAGGTTGGCCTTGGGCGCAAAATTCACCATAGGCTTGCGGAAGGGCCACCGCAGCTGCCGGCGCAGTGCATGAAAATAGTTTGCCGAAGTGGTAATATTGGTTACTACAATGTTCAGCTCGGCACAGGACTGTAAAAAGCGTTCGATCCGGGCACTGCTGTGCTCGGGCCCCTGCCCTTCAAAACCGTGTGGCAGCAGCATGACCAACCCGTTCATCCGGTTCCATTTCTGCTCGGCACTGGTAATAAACTGATCAATCATGGTTTGTGCGCCGTTTACAAAATCGCCAAACTGGGCTTCCCAAAGCACCAGTACATTGGGAGATGCAAGGGCAAAACCGTATTCGAACCCGAGCACGGCGTATTCACTCAGCAGGGAGTTAAAGATCCGGAACTTTTTATCTGTAGGTAAATTACTCAGGCGATTATAGGAGGCATCCGTTACCTCATCTCTCAATATGGCGTGGCGGGAACTAAAGGTACCGCGGCCCACATCCTGGCCGGTCATACGTACATCAAAGCCATCCATCAACAAGCTGCCAAATGCCATTAATTCACCAGTAGCCCAATCTACTTTTTGCTCGGTCTCCAATAATTTCACTTTATCCTGCAGCAGTTTAGCCACTTTTTTTAAAGGTGTAAACCCTTCGGGAACGGTCATCAATCCGTCGAAAACCATTTTAAACAACTCCGGGCTAATGGCCGTATCCGGGCTCTGGTCAAAATCAGCCGGTGTGGCCTTGCGGAGGCTTTTCCATTGCAGTTCCGGTTCCTGGTACGTATACGGCAGGGGCTTTTGCTTTACCTCATCCAGCCGATCCTGAAGATCGGCCCAGAACTTTTTCTCCATCTCTTTTGCCAGCTCCTTCGCATCTTCCTCGCCATTATCCAGCAGGTATTTCACATATACTTCCCGTGGATTGGCGTGTTTATCAATCAACGCATACATCGCGGGCTGGGTAAACTTCGGATCATCTCCTTCGTTATGTCCGTGCCTGCGGTAGCAAACCATATCAATAAATACATCCGCATGAAACTCGTTCCGATAGCGGGTGGCGATCTCTGCACATTTTACTACAGCCTCGGGATCATCTCCATTCACATGCAGCACGGGCGACTGCACCATTGCGGCAAGCGAAGTACAATAGTCCGCACTCCGGGCATCAGAAAAATCGGTGGTAAAACCAATTTGGTTATTGATTACAAAATGGATGGTACCGCCGGTATAAAAACCATTCAGTTTCGACATTTGCAG
The sequence above is a segment of the Niabella agricola genome. Coding sequences within it:
- a CDS encoding 2-oxoglutarate dehydrogenase E1 component, with product MKDFSYITSSSPEFIENMYKEFVNNPENVDVELKKFFEGFDFAVGNGLAQKNGAPAAVSGTGGGSDWKKEIAVYRLILGYRNKGHLLADTNPIKQRKDRGANLDLPFFGLSEADLDHEYEAGNLIGLGTTSLRNILAHLKKCYAGHVGIEFKYISDQKKVDWLTNEMEKKFTNPLPLEQKKRILQKLNEGVMFEKFLHTKYVGQKRFSLEGGETTIAALDAIINKGAALEVKEVVIGMAHRGRLNVLANILGKTYEQIFSEFEGTGEINQTMGSGDVKYHLGFGSVIEATNGEKVHLKLMPNPSHLEAVDPVVLGFARSSANILHGERYESVLPILIHGDAALAGQGVVYELLQMSKLNGFYTGGTIHFVINNQIGFTTDFSDARSADYCTSLAAMVQSPVLHVNGDDPEAVVKCAEIATRYRNEFHADVFIDMVCYRRHGHNEGDDPKFTQPAMYALIDKHANPREVYVKYLLDNGEEDAKELAKEMEKKFWADLQDRLDEVKQKPLPYTYQEPELQWKSLRKATPADFDQSPDTAISPELFKMVFDGLMTVPEGFTPLKKVAKLLQDKVKLLETEQKVDWATGELMAFGSLLMDGFDVRMTGQDVGRGTFSSRHAILRDEVTDASYNRLSNLPTDKKFRIFNSLLSEYAVLGFEYGFALASPNVLVLWEAQFGDFVNGAQTMIDQFITSAEQKWNRMNGLVMLLPHGFEGQGPEHSSARIERFLQSCAELNIVVTNITTSANYFHALRRQLRWPFRKPMVNFAPKANLRHPGSYSSKEAFTNGRFREVIDDTYADDPVAVKTVLFCSGKIYFDLAEKQQKDNRKNVAIIRLEQLYPLPKKQLDALYAKYKNAVWYWVQEEPLNMGAASFLQMNLKDINYGIIGRKPSAAPASGFMKVHKAEQEEIINTAFSM